One window from the genome of Anopheles merus strain MAF chromosome 3R, AmerM5.1, whole genome shotgun sequence encodes:
- the LOC121596268 gene encoding LOW QUALITY PROTEIN: BLOC-1-related complex subunit 6-like (The sequence of the model RefSeq protein was modified relative to this genomic sequence to represent the inferred CDS: inserted 1 base in 1 codon), protein MSEADHRRKNPFAAPARQSDMRQDAGDDFEGHEQYDETLGEEVPSAMTESYSEIAYTHNLFAGAAAEETDGGASNGNQPDGSSSSSSSSQTKKRPDSLVCDGRKASFPYNLEGTVRVDGNMTHFVAENLEYKIKLAXPVTVTRKDSCNLSSSRQSTPSAATGGLSGLSFGPGTSGANLTLPGTSSSRGPMAYGSGFVAPHPASASSVDPNVLNEIEREAQALAASVDNLSESLCSVLHSISSITADNVEIYKNSVTKLTDCMDGNIKCMYTIMAKAEEISKTIKPAEALAVRIREIKRLVDMLESNV, encoded by the exons ATGAGCGAAGCGGACCATCGTAGAAAAAATCCTTTCGCTGCTCCTGCCCGACAGAGTGACATGCGGCAGGATGCTGGAGACGATTTCGAAGGTCACGAGCAATACGACGAAACGTTAGGCGAAGAAGTTCCATCGGCGATGACGGAATCGTACAGTGAAATCGCCTACACGCACAACCTGTTCGCAGGAGCGGCTGCCGAAGAAACGGACGGTGGTGCTAGCAACGGTAACCAACCGGACGGATCAtcttcgtcctcgtcgtctTCGCAGACGAAAAAACGACCCGACTCCTTGGTGTGTGATGGACGTAAAG CTTCATTCCCATACAACCTCGAAGGAACCGTACGGGTGGACGGCAACATGACGCACTTTGTGGCGGAAAACTTAGAGTACAAAATCAAGCTAG AGCCCGTGACGGTCACACGGAAGGATTCTTGCAATTTGTCCAGCTCGCGGCAAAGCACACCCTCGGCAGCTACCGGTGGTCTCAGCGGGCTAAGCTTTGGTCCCGGCACTAGCGGTGCTAATTTAACGCTGCCCGGTACTAGCAGCAGCCGAGGACCGATGGCGTACGGGAGTGGATTCGTCGCTCCCCATCCAGCATCGGCCTCGTCCGTCGATCCGAACGTGCTGAACGAGATCGAACGCGAGGCGCAAGCGCTAGCCGCATCGGTCGACAATCTGTCGGAAAGCTTGTGCAGCGTGCTGCACTCGATCTCCTCCATTACGGCGGACAATGTGGAGATTTACAAAAACTCCGTCACGAAGCTGACGGACTGCATGGACGGTAACATCAAGTGTATGTACACGATAATGGCCAAAGCGGAGGAAATTTCTAAAACGATCAAACCGGCCGAAGCCCTAGCAGTAAGAAT ACGTGAAATTAAACGACTTGTCGACATGCTGGAAAGCAACGTTTGA